Sequence from the Halanaerobiaceae bacterium ANBcell28 genome:
TCCAGCCTTTCCCTTATATTAGACATCTACATTCCTCCCAACATTGCCTGTAGATATTTTGCATCACCTTTATCTTTTAGATGATCTGCTAATTCTTTACTTATAATTGCTTTTTGGATTTCTCTTTCTTTCTGATCTTTTATAAAGCCAGCTTCAAATAAGATTCTGATAAATACTTGTTTTAGTTTATAATAGGTATAATCTACCCACTTAGCTACTCTTTCGCTTTGCTCTGCTTTGTGTTGAAAGAATATATTAAAGTCTTTATCAGTCAAGTAAGGATCTCTTAACTGATATTTATCTTTATAGACTTCGTCCATAAATTCATAAAAAAGTCTATCTGTCTTTAATATAGAGTATATAGTTATCTGCTTACTGGTATCAATACTTCCATTTAATAATTTCTCTAGAAGAAATCTATCCAGTACTTTGATTCTTTTACTTACTGTTGATGTTATAGCCTGTCTCCTACTTTTACTATTATATTGAAAGATATTATCTTCCATTGCTTTATTTTTTAATTCTTTATCACTCATCTCAAGGTTGTTTAATTTTAATTCCGCCATTTTTTTGAGTTCAATATATAGAAATGGTTTGTTTTTTATTGCTGTGCTATATTGTAATTCTTTATTCATTGATTTATACATCTCCTTTAAAAATCGGGCCAATTTAAGTGTTACTTATTATATTATCCAAAAAAATAGATTTTCCTGCATTAACAAGGAAAATCTATTGATTAGTTTTATTTCTTTATGGGTTTTTATTTGATGCAGATGGGCATCTTAATTTTAAGCATAAACCATATTCTCAGATTCTAAGATATTTAAAAACAACCTACTAAGTTTCTTCTCTTTCTCATTTAAATCAATATAATGATATCCTTGATGTAATTTATTAATACAAAACCAGTTATTTATATATATTATTCAATTCTTCAAATCATATATGTATATTTATTTAAAATAAATCTTATATTCAAACAGAAATTGCTTTGTTATTTCCATAGCATTAAAAAAGTATTCCACTCTTTTAACTAACTCTTCTCCTCGAAAACCCATATCATAACCATCCGCTGGATATATTCTTATATTATATCGATTAGCATTCCAATAACATCTATAAGATTCCATTCGTGATAATAAATTACCTATAAGCCTATCACGTATCCCTTTTAATTCATAAGTAGATTTATTAAAATCAAATGTTAATATATAATCTATAGTTAATTTAACACCAAAAAAAGGAAAATTACAAACTGTAATCTCTTCATTCCCCTTGTTTGAATTATAATTAGGATATTCTTCAGAAAGTTTAGAAAAATATTGACTTAAAAACACTTCTCTTTTTTCTTCTCGGCTTAAATCATTTGTTGAATTTTTAGTTTCTTTCCTTAAACACTGTTGTTCTACTACAGAGTTATTTTTAATGGATTCAATTTCCTCTATAATTTCTTTATATATAATTTTTTCTTTTCTACTATTAATCAAAACACTCATCTCTCTATTATTTCTCTCGGAAAATTCATATAGATTCATAGAACTTATAATTGCATCTTTTTCATTGAAATAACATTTTGCATGCAAATTACTGGCAAAGTATATATTGAGATTATTTAGTTTATCAAGCTTTTCTCTTTCTCTTCCCAATAAATTTTCTTTACCATATATGATTGTTATATTTACTCCCCTACTATCAGTATCCACTAGTCTTTCCAACAAAACATTATTTATTTTTAAATAAGGACTAACCAAAACTAAAAATACTTTTGATGATTTTATAATATTTTCTATATGATAAGATGTACCTACTGTAGTCAAAAACTCAGCCATTCTGAGATCCTCCCTTATAACTTATAATTGTAACCTACTTCAAATTTCTATTAATAAGTAAAAAATCCTTTATTAAAAAAACAATGTTTAAAACAACTAAAAAATTTAAAGAAATCCATCTTCCTAATCTTTTTCGTTTATTTATTTTTCATAGATTCATTCACATTCCTGATTAAATCTTTAGGGAAGTTTTCCTATAATATTTATATCCTTTCCATTTTTTCTTACGAAGACCCTATTGGTATAACTACACCTCTTTATAAACTGGATCAGATAGTTAGAGAAAGAAAAATAACTATTAAAGGTGAAGAAATAGGTCTATACCCCCCTCATAGAAAAAGCTTTTCAGCTGACATCTCAAAATATTATTAGTGACGTTAGTTTATTATGGAACGTCTGGAAGTTAGACCTTATACATATCACTGGTGGTAGAGGAATAGCTTTGTATGATTATTTAGCAGCTCAACTAGATAATACTACTCTAGTGGAAACTGGTCAGTTTAGTAATGTTATTGCTTATCTGAAGATGGCTAATAGGAACTGGCAATATGATAGTCATTAGGTTTCGAGATGGTAAAGATGAAAAGGTCATTTCTTGTTCCTTCATTTATACAAATTAATCCTTTTTAATGCATGTTTATTATCACAATTTATTTAGTTTGTCAATATCAAATTTAATTTGACATAAAATACTAAACTCTTTATAATTAAAAACATAAGTTTTAAAAAGAACTAATGGCGAGAAAGTATGGTGGTAAACAATGGAGTTTATTATATACTCTGATGAATCTATTAAAAAGGGAAAGTATTATAGCAATTTTTATGGAGCAGCTTTAGTTTCAAAAGATTATTTTGATATGATTAATAATAAATTAGAATCAAAAAAAGACGAATTAAATTTTAAAGGAGAAATAAAGTGGTCTAAAGTTACAGCTAATTACTTAGATAAGTACAAGGAAATCATCTCCTTCTTTTTTAAATATATTAATGAAAATAAAATAAAAATTAGAATAATGTTTACTCAAAATTGCAGAATACCAACCAGTTTAACAAATGAACAGCAAGAGGATGAATTTTTTATATTGTACTATCAATTTTTAAAGCATGCCTTTGGTTTTCAAGAGTGTGATATCGATGAACTAATATATTTAAGTTTCTACTTTGATAAGCTTCCAGATACAAAAGAAAAAAATAACAGATTTAAAGATTTTATTTATAACCTGCAATATAACTCTATCTTTGATAATTTAACTGTAAAGATTAGAAAGGAAGATATAACTGAAATAGATTCACATAAACATGATATTCAGCAATGCA
This genomic interval carries:
- a CDS encoding DUF1819 family protein, whose product is MNKELQYSTAIKNKPFLYIELKKMAELKLNNLEMSDKELKNKAMEDNIFQYNSKSRRQAITSTVSKRIKVLDRFLLEKLLNGSIDTSKQITIYSILKTDRLFYEFMDEVYKDKYQLRDPYLTDKDFNIFFQHKAEQSERVAKWVDYTYYKLKQVFIRILFEAGFIKDQKEREIQKAIISKELADHLKDKGDAKYLQAMLGGM
- a CDS encoding phospholipase D family protein, coding for MAEFLTTVGTSYHIENIIKSSKVFLVLVSPYLKINNVLLERLVDTDSRGVNITIIYGKENLLGREREKLDKLNNLNIYFASNLHAKCYFNEKDAIISSMNLYEFSERNNREMSVLINSRKEKIIYKEIIEEIESIKNNSVVEQQCLRKETKNSTNDLSREEKREVFLSQYFSKLSEEYPNYNSNKGNEEITVCNFPFFGVKLTIDYILTFDFNKSTYELKGIRDRLIGNLLSRMESYRCYWNANRYNIRIYPADGYDMGFRGEELVKRVEYFFNAMEITKQFLFEYKIYFK